The following are encoded together in the Coregonus clupeaformis isolate EN_2021a chromosome 24, ASM2061545v1, whole genome shotgun sequence genome:
- the LOC121557196 gene encoding uncharacterized protein KIAA1522 homolog isoform X3, with protein MGNSVHKNKKRVPAARNGPSSHLNPDPCSGIKPGPNASPNPGKTKSFCRFGRVDKVKRAGPKGQDEQKRLKVHYTASSHYQENVFIEGSRPQYLEDLHTEAREGLKILQQEEHNKGEDFQDDHSNASNPPFQADQDVSSNHRDGSQESGSTAGNSVTAATSAGSAVSTRPVLTRQGSTFKPLNPVKRQDKRKNRSRRTTVMGIPQQIQRELALHSGSVYQVPSQLPNGSGGQGSDGQPGVVVIPTIDGETPLANHEGARVHLSDLEASREEQLLRHHLQSVYRDDQGFSHHRGLNSCLSSTQRPKSLSVLGMTSSCSAGFPSFLQEPQGPVMSISPQATYLSKIIPNAYLSASVDVIQIDRSTSRTRGNNGNGTVRTVSLASGSSASPASSRRSDGNGCYEGGDSVSHGDSSSRDIGSKATPHSVTSRSSWSHSQSSETIKSNSSAISSTKGSFRPANPQTVSLVGQERRPQQPAAEDQDLVSLQSSANWVSSTSRGTSAATAQGGSESGLSGILSAGEMSDVGGDSHRFSRCLSVMKTKLPPAPPRRTNSLHHEKMMKRRPRELVEIKDLRDSVGGEVEAAEDTSLVTIEISKELYKEITKSSVPVSNSSGFNSLDDTRSSTASSPLSPTQASSGGSGKPERPGSSSSSPQKAPSEEGTFERTMSPSSGYSSQSGTPKLSPKGICPSASPGKQKKNQVKPERSGSRASFSAASVSSSLTSLSSATSELVNQEASKNSPSPLQQASPPPAVMRTEHQETATLVRFSASMAISELLNIPPPPNVKAPSPPPPETWAHNRCTFELLCGPCPNVTRLAQLQKQQELKEKAVIIEQKQETQTEASKESQGSDEKQATVEEVTLTKSQSKYIVPQDKTEPVLEQAPEVSECVSQGLKGTESQTKEQGSPAVIAERVKASVEIQNQEQSSSSGGSSSSSSGGGSSSSSVAQVKDQEERLETQVSLATIPKKEPPSVMKKSPPRKEPKVQLTADIQQKSPFDEVTVEVKVESPSESEKCSPQAEVIAKEVEVVAKEVEVVAKEVEGQSATENTTEESPTKPEASTQTLALEPHKVDRVSPPASPPPAHHPPPPPSKTPPSSVSTPPPEVEEEGEEEIPIVESCWPPPPPPEEPADSVFDEPDEMDFPPPPPPFVTESLPDVVESCNTVADVQEVSIVALDGEEVKETVNGATVAGATVNGETADLSPIPAQMGTKEDRPEKVILDFNAVPTDETSFEVSESAELQSIPADDSTVVSPVQPNEKEAEVKQSAQKPITMQEATPQPTETSPQSQEVPPLPEDVPPPPQEAPPPPPMTTALVPPSSIPPPPPINVPLPPPVQFEDQTPSEPPESAPLPPPINIPLPPPLPTENQPPVIFRRQPSLANRETRSKELLSRHKSAPIPKEDANIPLVTPSLLQMVRLRSVNVGEDQVKALSDNNNSNNGKPPAQDQSSTQIQTQGSQNTTPQKPIRKSLSLKSTPTPLKSSPAMLIAPSMRLQEAIRMKTAAMSSRDSLPTRFRMPSSTSFPSCSGGESGMLSPLSPEGGDTLKSPATTASFIFSRSSKKVVIEMPASSSPEVQASLKQSLAAELKHVSDQSKASTVANGNVGRTGIPRRIPPAVAKKPAHTTTLEKPVCSTPGSSLSERSTPSPRGTEAKVETETAQPAGQQALTDDSE; from the exons CTGGTCCTAAGGGTCAGGATGAGCAGAAGAGATTGAAAGTTCACTACACAGCCTCCTCACACTACCAGGAGAATGTGTTCATCGAGGGCAGCCGTCCTCAGTACCTGGAAGACCTACACACTGAGGCACGGGAGGGGTTAAAGATCCTACAACAAGAGG AACACAACAAAGGAGAGGACTTTCAGGATGACCATAGTAATGCA TCCAATCCCCCTTTCCAGGCGGATCAGGACGTAAGCTCCAACCACAGGGATGGATCTCAGGAGTCAGGAAGCACCGCCGGGAATTCTGTTACCGCAGCGACCTCTGCTGGATCAGCCGTGTCCACGAGACCTGTGCTCACACGCcaag GCTCCACGTTCAAGCCTCTGAACCCAGTGAAGAGACAAGACAAGAGGAAGAACAGGAGCAGGAGGACTACAGTCATGGGCATACCCCAGCAGATCCAGAGAGAGCTGG CCCTTCACAGTGGATCAGTGTACCAAGTTCCTTCCCAGCTCCCTAACGGCTCTGGAGGACAGGGTAGTGACGGCCAACCAGGTGTGGTCGTCATCCCCACCATCGATGGAGAGACCCCTCTAGCCAACCACGAAGGGGCAAGGGTACACCTCTCAGATCTGGAG GCATCCAGAGAGGAGCAGCTATTGAGACACCACCTCCAGTCTGTGTACAGGGACGACCAGGGCTTCAGCCACCACAGGGGACTGAATTcttgtctctcctccacccaAAGGCCCAAGTCTCTGTCCGTGCTGGGCATGACCTCCTCCTGCTCCGCTGGATTCCCCAGCTTCCTCCAGGAGCCACAG GGTCCAGTGATGTCAATCTCTCCCCAGGCCACCTACCTGTCTAAGATCATCCCCAACGCCTACCTGTCGGCCTCCGTTGACGTCATACAGATCGACCGCAGCACAAGCCGTACCCGTGGAAACAACGGTAACGGAACGGTCCGTACCGTCAGCCTGGCGTCCGGGTCGTCAGCCAGCCCCGCGTCATCGAGGAGGTCGGACGGCAACGGTTGCTATGAAGGCGGCGACAGCGTTTCCCATGGTGACAGTAGTTCCCGTGACATTGGCTCTAAGGCAACTCCACACTCAGTGACTTCGAGATCCAGCTGGAGCCACTCGCAGTCTTCCGAGACAATTAAGTCCAACTCCTCCGCAATCTCCTCCACGAAGGGGAGCTTCAGACCTGCTAACCCACAGACAGTGAGCCTCGTTGGGCAGGAGAGACGGCCGCAGCAGCCTGCTGCTGAGGATCAGGACTTGGTGAGCCTACAAAGCTCGGCTAACTGGGTCAGCAGCACCAGTAGGGGTACTAGTGCTGCGACTGCTCAGGGGGGATCTGAGTCGGGTCTATCTGGGATTCTGAGTGCTGGGGAGATGAGCGATGTTGGAGGAGACTCTCACAGATTCTCTCGCTGTCTGTCGGTCATGAAGACCAAGCTGCCCCCAGCTCCCCCCAGGAGAACCAACTCACTGCACCATGAGAAGATGATGAAGAGGCGACCCAGGGAACTGGTGGAGATTAAAGACCTCCGTGACTCTGTGGGTGGGgaggtggaggctgctgaggacaCAAGCTTGGTTACGATCGAGATCTCTAAAGAGCTATACAAAGAAATCACAAAGAGCTCTGTCCCTGTATCCAACTCATCTGGGTTTAACTCTTTAGATGATACAAGATCTTCCACAGCCTCTAGTCCTTTGAGTCCCACACAGGCCTCCTCTGGAGGTAGTGGAAAACCAGAGAGGCCAGGGTCCAGCAGCTCTTCCCCACAGAAGGCCCCCTCAGAGGAGGGTACATTTGAAAGGACCATGTCCCCCTCCAGTGGGTACTCCAGCCAGAGCGGTACGCCGAAGCTCTCCCCCAAGGGCATCTGCCCTTCCGCCTCCCCAGGTAAACAGAAGAAGAATCAGGTCAAACCAGAACGATCTGGTTCAAGAGCTTCCTTCTCTGCAGCCTCGGTCTCCTCTTCCCTCACCTCCCTGTCTTCAGCCACCTCAGAACTCGTCAATCAAGAGGCCTCGAAAAACAGCCCTAGCCCTCTTCAGCAGGCCTCCCCACCCCCGGCTGTTATGAGAACAGAACATCAAGAAACGGCGACCCTGGTCCGTTTCTCTGCATCCATGGCGATCAGTGAGCTGCTTAACATTCCGCCACCCCCCAACGTCAAAGCCCCTTCCCCGCCACCCCCGGAGACCTGGGCCCACAACAGATGCACCTTCGAACTGCTGTGCGGGCCTTGCCCCAACGTCACCAGGCTAGCACAGCTCCAGAAGCAACAGGAACTAAAAGAAAAAGCTGTTATCATTGAGCAAAAGCAGGAAACTCAAACTGAAGCTAGCAAGGAGTCTCAAGGCTCGGACGAAAAGCAAGCTACGGTAGAGGAAGTCACTTTGACAAAATCACAAAGCAAATACATTGTTCCCCAAGACAAGACTGAGCCTGTGTTAGAGCAGGCGCCTGAGGTATCCGAGTGTGTTAGTCAGGGACTCAAGGGCACAGAAAGTCAAACAAAAGAACAAGGAAGTCCTGCGGTGATCGCAGAGAGGGTAAAAGCAAGTGTAGAGATCCAGAACCAGGAGcagagtagtagtagtggtggtagtagtagtagtagtagtggtggcggtagtagtagtagtagtgttgcaCAGGTCAAGGATCAAGAAGAGAGGCTAGAGACACAAGTTAGTTTAGCGACGATTCCAAAGAAGGAACCCCCTTCTGTCATGAAAAAAAGTCCTCCTAGAAAAGAACCTAAAGTTCAACTAACAGCAGACATTCAACAAAAGTCGCCATTTGATGAGGTCACAGTAGAGGTGAAGGTAGAATCACCCAGTGAGAGTGAGAAGTGTTCTCCACAGGCTGAGGTAATTGCTAAGGAAGTTGAGGTAGTAGCTAAGGAAGTTGAGGTAGTAGCTAAGGAGGTCGAAGGTCAGAGTGCTACTGAAAACACTACAGAGGAAAGTCCCACCAAACCAGAGGCATCTACACAGACCCTTGCCTTGGAGCCTCACAAAGTGGACAGGGTCTCTCCTCCAGCCTCCCCTCCCCctgcccaccaccctcctcctcccccgtctAAGACACCTCCCTCCTCTGTGTCCACTCCCCCAcctgaggtagaggaggagggtgaggaagAGATTCCCATAGTAGAGTCCTGCTggccccctccacctccaccagagGAGCCAGCAGATTCAGTCTTTGATGAGCCAGATGAGATGGActttccacctccacctcctcccttcgTGACGGAGAGCTTGCCAGATGTGGTGGAGAGCTGTAACACAGTCGCTGATGTCCAGGAGGTGTCCATTGTGGCTCTGGATGGGGAGGAGGTTAAGGAAACCGTGAATGGAGCAACTGTAGCTGGTGCAACTGTGAATGGGGAAACTGCAGATCTGTCACCCATTCCCGCTCAAATGGGGACAAAAGAGGATAGACCTGAAAAGGTGATTCTGGACTTTAACGCTGTCCCAACTGATGAAACCAGCTTTGAGGTATCTGAATCAGCTGAGCTCCAATCAATTCCAGCAGATGATTCAACCGTCGTTTCTCCAGTTCAGCCCAATGAAAAAGAGGCAGAGGTCAAGCAATCTGCCCAGAAACCAATCACAATGCAAGAAGCCACCCCTCAACCAACAGAAACTTCTCCTCAGTCACAGGAAGTCCCGCCCTTACCAGAGGATGTCCCTCCCCCACCCCAGgaagctcctcctcctccaccaatgACAACAGCCTTGGTGCCCCCCTCAAgtatccctcctccacctcctatcaatgtccccctccctccccctgtgcAATTTGAGGATCAGACGCCCTCCGAGCCCCCTGAAAGTGCCCCACTTCCACCACCCATTAACatccctctcccaccccctctcccgACTGAGAACCAACCCCCTGTGATCTTCAGGAGACAGCCCAGCTTGGCGAACAGAGAGACCAGGAGCAAAGAGCTTCTGTCTAGGCACAAGAGTGCCCCCATTCCCAAAGAAGACGCCAACATTCCGCTGGTCACCCCGTCTCTGCTTCAGATGGTACGTCTCAGATCGGTCAATGTTGGTGAAGACCAGGTGAAAGCACTTTCTGACAACAACAATTCCAACAATGGAAAACCACCTGCTCAGGATCAAAGTTCAACCCAAATCCAAACCCAAGGATCTCAGAACACAACACCCCAAAAACCAATCCGGAAATCCCTGTCACTAAAATCCACACCTACGCCATTGAAGTCATCACCAGCGATGCTCATCGCCCCCTCGATGCGCTTGCAGGAAGCTATCCGAATGAAGACAGCGGCCATGTCTTCCAGAGATAGTCTTCCAACGCGCTTTAGAATGCCATCCTCCACCTCATTTCCCAGTTGCAGTGGGGGTGAATCAGGAATGTTATCCCCATTGTCACCAGAAGGTGGCGACACGCTAAAGTCCCCCGCCACCACCGCTAGCTTCATCTTCTCCAGGAGCTCAAAGAAGGTTGTCATAGAAATGCCTGCCTCTTCCTCCCCCGAGGTACAGGCGAGCCTAAAGCAGAGCCTAGCCGCGGAACTCAAGCATGTTTCCGACCAATCAAAGGCTTCCACAGTCGCTAACGGCAACGTTGGAAGAACTGGGATTCCGAGGAGAATTCCGCCAGCCGTGGCTAAGAAACCAGCTCACACAACCACCTTGGAGAAGCCTGTGTGTTCTACACCTGGGAGCTCTCTGAGTGAGAGGAGCACTCCATCTCCAAGGGGAACAGAAGCTAAGGTAGAGACAGAAACAGCGCAACCTGCGGGCCAGCAAGCACTGACAGACGACAGCGAGTAA